The Caloranaerobacter sp. TR13 genome segment TCTATAACTTGTCCATAACTTTATTTCTTCTTTAAACCTTGTATATCCTATAGTTGTTCCTTCTACATCCATTGAAGGTATTAAAGATTTTACTGTAATTATAAATAATTCAACTATATACGACCATTGTCCTTTTATTTTTTTCTTTTCTAATACATGATTAGTTTTTGAATATCTTAAGCTATCACCATATACAGCATTATTTATAAAATATCTAATTTTATCTTCCAATTTGCCAACACTCCTTACACTCGATATGTATAGTATAGCAAAGTTTCTATACAAAAGAAATAGGAACTAGCCTAAAGCTAGCTCCTTAATTCCTTGTTTGTGCCTGATATTCATTTTGAAACATAGCTGCATATTTAAGTACCCTCGCAGAGTAAGCACTCCTCGCAGGGTTGCTTGTCCCACTTCTAGATGCCATGTATCTTTTCAATCCATATTCTCCTCTATTATACGCTGTAAGTACTTTATGTATGTCACCATTAAAAATCATTTTTAAATATTTAAGCTGTGTTGTGAATAATTCAATATTATATTTAGGATCAAACAGTAATTTAGGTTTAAATTCTTTCTTCATATTAAATGCAATTTGACGAGCCGTACTTTCCATTAGCTGTCCTAGTCCTCTTTCTCCAAGAGTACCAACGCAGTTAGGGTCAAAATTACTTTCTAGCTTCATTAACCCCAGCACAATAAAAATATTCAAACCCTTTTCTTCACATTGCTTTAAAAGAAATGCACTTTCTTCTTCTGTTAAATTTGTTTTATTTTTTATATATTCTATAAGATCATAATTTTCAACGTGCTTCTTTATTTCTATATTCTCAATTACTTTACTGTTATTTACAACACTTAAATTTAAAACATTATAGTCATTATTATTTAACATTATTGCATATACTGTGCTTCCAAATATTAAAGTAAGTACAAGTATAATTGATAACATCAGTTTACCTTTCATTTTTACCCTCCTTTCTAAATAGCACAGAGGTTATTATATAAATTAAGAATAAACCAGTCAAAAATGTTACATTATCTTAAATAATCCTATTATGGTAATTTGTACCCTAAATCGACTCTTTTTAAATATTTATAATCAAAAAAATGCAAAAAAAGAGGGATTTGCTCCCTCTTTTTTCAACAAATTAATTTTAAATTTTACATCTTATCTGGTGCATCAATACCTAGTAGCCCCAAACCAGTTTTTAATACAGTTTTTGCAGCAAATACAAGTAATAGCCTTGCTTTTTGTATATTCTCATCTTCTACAATTATT includes the following:
- a CDS encoding lytic transglycosylase domain-containing protein is translated as MKGKLMLSIILVLTLIFGSTVYAIMLNNNDYNVLNLSVVNNSKVIENIEIKKHVENYDLIEYIKNKTNLTEEESAFLLKQCEEKGLNIFIVLGLMKLESNFDPNCVGTLGERGLGQLMESTARQIAFNMKKEFKPKLLFDPKYNIELFTTQLKYLKMIFNGDIHKVLTAYNRGEYGLKRYMASRSGTSNPARSAYSARVLKYAAMFQNEYQAQTRN